A genomic stretch from bacterium includes:
- a CDS encoding YjbH domain-containing protein, whose product MKRFIIFSCLALAMGIQSFAQENVTQQKRSLVNVPTAGVLQKGQYDVGMRLFDNGGVLTSIGVGITDRFMFGIAFGGENIIGSGKVKFNPLPGVEARYRMIDESTPGPAVTVGFDNQGFGPFIKKVGVDSASQKVNRYTQKSRGLFVVASKNYAFMGNLGFHGGISWSVTEKKDKDDGPAFFIGMDKSLNDELSFVGEYDLALNDNKGLIGNKRGYLNMGVKFNFGNRVMIDFIMTDMLNNSKSFGKFSRELRLSLVTTF is encoded by the coding sequence TTGAAACGATTTATCATTTTTTCATGTCTTGCGCTCGCCATGGGCATCCAAAGTTTTGCGCAAGAGAATGTGACACAGCAAAAACGAAGTTTGGTGAACGTGCCAACCGCCGGTGTTCTTCAAAAAGGCCAATATGACGTTGGGATGCGTTTGTTTGACAACGGCGGTGTGCTGACCAGTATTGGTGTGGGCATTACCGATCGGTTTATGTTCGGCATTGCCTTCGGCGGAGAGAATATTATCGGTTCGGGCAAAGTTAAATTCAATCCTCTGCCGGGTGTAGAGGCGCGATATCGAATGATCGATGAAAGTACACCGGGTCCCGCAGTCACAGTCGGCTTTGATAATCAGGGTTTTGGGCCGTTTATTAAAAAAGTTGGTGTAGATTCTGCCTCGCAAAAAGTGAATCGATATACGCAAAAATCACGCGGACTTTTTGTTGTTGCAAGTAAGAACTATGCATTCATGGGTAATCTCGGTTTCCATGGAGGAATTAGTTGGTCGGTCACGGAGAAGAAAGATAAAGATGACGGGCCGGCATTTTTCATCGGAATGGACAAAAGTCTTAATGATGAATTATCCTTCGTCGGAGAATACGATTTGGCACTAAATGATAACAAAGGTTTGATAGGAAATAAACGCGGTTATCTTAATATGGGCGTAAAGTTTAATTTCGGCAACCGTGTCATGATCGACTTCATTATGACGGATATGCTTAATAATTCAAAAAGTTTCGGGAAATTCTCAAGAGAACTCCGGTTGTCTTTGGTTACCACATTTTAA
- a CDS encoding tetratricopeptide repeat protein, with protein sequence MNIRSKVLSITLILMLAQAGYTQSAQDGSAEFECLKTWSTGSEYWKNMEYPNAIPYFWKAMDCDNALHPKDSLKFTSVYEKLADSYYQIKKFDSAIYVRKKGYAFLNVPEHVYAIGEIYHHGMLNFDSAAYYYRKYYEISGNLEELKRIAGMWMEAAKYKEAVIVYDEFLDKDTKDEATWVYVLDPLKRSYIKVVGKDKWLERCKRYTELFPKGPKDFYISDLLDVQLQQGDYDGAISNALEILQKDPNSKSALVKLGEAYDAKIQHKEAIDAYERAYKLDDKDADLICKLARVYLDAGNRPKTWSLSLKAMEIKKFGQPYFLIGLAIIDGIKICSGNVLTIEAKEANMVALKYFDQASGFPDTEKNAKSYASVCRQNGVTKSDSFMGSLGKLQSASCYSWMLDRDYVNPYK encoded by the coding sequence ATGAACATAAGAAGTAAAGTATTGAGCATCACTCTGATTTTGATGCTTGCGCAGGCCGGTTATACGCAAAGCGCTCAGGATGGGTCTGCGGAATTCGAATGCTTAAAGACCTGGAGTACCGGAAGTGAATATTGGAAGAATATGGAATACCCCAACGCGATACCGTATTTTTGGAAAGCCATGGATTGCGACAATGCGCTGCATCCCAAAGACAGTTTGAAATTTACCAGCGTATACGAAAAACTGGCAGATAGTTATTATCAGATCAAAAAATTTGACAGTGCAATCTATGTGCGGAAGAAAGGATATGCGTTCTTAAACGTTCCAGAACACGTTTACGCGATCGGTGAAATTTATCATCACGGGATGCTGAATTTTGACTCAGCCGCTTATTATTACCGTAAATATTACGAGATTTCAGGAAATCTGGAGGAACTCAAACGTATCGCCGGCATGTGGATGGAAGCGGCGAAGTATAAAGAAGCGGTCATAGTGTATGACGAATTTCTGGATAAAGATACAAAAGATGAAGCGACGTGGGTTTACGTTTTGGATCCGTTGAAGAGATCGTATATCAAAGTTGTGGGTAAGGATAAGTGGCTGGAAAGATGCAAGAGATACACGGAACTTTTTCCGAAAGGCCCCAAAGATTTTTATATAAGCGACCTTCTGGACGTGCAACTCCAACAAGGGGATTACGATGGTGCGATCTCGAATGCATTGGAAATCCTGCAAAAAGATCCCAATAGTAAGAGCGCATTGGTCAAATTAGGCGAAGCCTATGATGCAAAGATTCAACATAAGGAAGCGATAGATGCTTATGAGCGCGCATACAAATTGGATGATAAAGATGCAGATTTGATTTGTAAATTAGCGCGCGTATATCTGGACGCAGGAAACCGTCCTAAAACGTGGAGCCTTTCTCTCAAGGCGATGGAAATAAAAAAATTCGGGCAACCGTATTTCCTCATCGGCCTGGCAATTATTGACGGCATTAAAATTTGTTCAGGCAACGTGCTGACCATCGAAGCGAAAGAAGCGAATATGGTGGCTTTGAAATATTTTGATCAGGCATCCGGTTTTCCTGATACAGAAAAAAATGCGAAATCGTACGCATCTGTTTGCCGCCAAAACGGCGTGACGAAATCGGACAGTTTCATGGGCAGTCTTGGCAAGCTCCAGTCGGCATCGTGCTACAGCTGGATGCTTGACAGGGATTACGTTAATCCGTATAAATAA
- the amrS gene encoding AmmeMemoRadiSam system radical SAM enzyme, with translation MMVEAKFYRVEADHVVCELCPRACKLKNGEEGDCWGYTNVDGKLYATSYGRIVTAVYDPMEKKPFFHYYPNSTVLSVAANGCNMRCQFCQNHEISLERKEHKEISLQTLLDYSGKSHSIGVAYSFTEPLTWFEFLLDATRKLKGIGQKNILISNGYANEKPFTEILPYIDGINISVKSMRQEVYDKYVEGNLDVVLNSIKLANDETHLELTYLMIPGESDSEKKVGDFVDFVAGVGKDIPVHFKRFFPHHKMSHFAMTPNESMVKAYKIASQKLNYTYLTDTDIDGVSDTFCPNCKRLIIKRRDYQANLGGMRGPNCKFCGHRINIKF, from the coding sequence ACGTGGTCTGCGAACTTTGTCCGCGCGCATGCAAATTAAAAAACGGCGAAGAAGGCGACTGCTGGGGCTACACCAACGTAGACGGTAAACTCTATGCGACCAGTTACGGCCGGATCGTGACCGCGGTCTACGACCCGATGGAAAAGAAGCCTTTCTTTCATTATTATCCCAACTCTACCGTTCTGTCCGTTGCGGCCAACGGCTGTAATATGCGCTGCCAGTTCTGTCAGAATCATGAAATTTCACTTGAGCGAAAAGAACACAAAGAAATTTCTCTTCAAACGCTCCTGGATTATTCCGGTAAAAGCCACTCCATTGGCGTTGCATATAGTTTTACGGAACCGCTGACTTGGTTTGAATTTCTGCTGGACGCCACACGTAAACTTAAAGGCATCGGCCAGAAGAATATTTTGATTTCTAATGGTTATGCGAATGAAAAACCGTTTACGGAAATATTGCCGTATATCGACGGAATAAATATCAGCGTCAAATCCATGCGCCAGGAAGTATATGATAAATACGTCGAAGGTAATCTGGATGTGGTTCTGAATTCCATCAAGTTGGCCAACGACGAAACGCATTTGGAACTGACCTATCTGATGATTCCCGGTGAAAGCGACAGCGAAAAAAAAGTCGGCGATTTTGTAGATTTTGTAGCGGGCGTCGGCAAAGATATTCCCGTGCATTTTAAGCGGTTTTTTCCGCATCACAAGATGAGTCATTTTGCAATGACGCCGAACGAAAGCATGGTCAAGGCGTATAAGATAGCAAGTCAGAAATTAAATTATACTTACCTGACCGACACAGATATTGACGGCGTGTCGGATACATTTTGTCCAAATTGCAAACGTCTGATCATCAAACGCAGGGACTATCAAGCCAATTTGGGAGGCATGCGCGGCCCTAACTGCAAGTTCTGCGGCCATCGAATTAATATTAAGTTTTAA